From the genome of Platichthys flesus chromosome 10, fPlaFle2.1, whole genome shotgun sequence:
ACGTACACCATCTCAAGCTGcccagctgtgtttgtgtgtgtgtgtgtatatggcCCTGGCTGCTCAGAGATGTGATGACAGACTGATGAGTTCCTGACTATAAGAGAAACGGTGAACAACAGGCCGACCATCCGCTCAGCTATCCTTCTTCCCCTGGACCAGGAGTCTTCTTCCTGCATGATGCACTAAAAttgccaacacaaacacacacacacacacacacacaacatgtgtacATTTCCCCTTTCATTAAATGAGCCTTGGCTCGTAGGAAAGATGAGACAACTCTTCTTAATATCTCTAAATCACCTGTACTGTGAGTGTAAAGAAGAAGGGATATGcagtttcagtgtgtttgtctgttagtgaACAGGGTAATGCAAAACATTGATTGAGAATGGATTACCACAACACTTGCGGAGATGATGTGGTATCAGTTAATAAATGTCCCATTAACGTTTGGTGAGGCTCCAGATCAGGGggtagatatttttttttattgctttcttTGTTCCAAGATAAGGTGTTCAAGATAAGGTGTTCATCACTGGGATGTGATGGATATCTCCTGTCTGAGCCTCTCTGCATTAGCTCCCTATAAAATGTGTAATAGCATTCATTATTCcgcccctcacacacaaagccttTAACTTACAGCCCTTCACTAAGAGACAACCATTCACTGACATTTGCagtattttctaaaaaataaagtgcacatggaaagaaaagagggggtGACGTTCGACCTGTCTAATTTAAACATATTAATGGAGAATCACAATCTTTCTTCAACTTTCAAATCAGCAGCATTTACAGACCCTCCACTCTGACCAGAGCTTGTGTTAAAGGCATGAAAAGAGATGGTTTCCATGTGACAGGAATGGGGTGGGGAAATACTGAAGGGTTTGTTATTACATCATAAACAGCCTGTTTGTTTGAGCATTTTATTTCTAACAACTTGGTAAAAAAAACTCTGATATTCCATGGAATTTCAAATTCAGTCACCATTAGTGAAGCTTTGATGCAGCAGCATAACTTTGTGGGTACAGCGTTGGCTGATCAGTCCACCTAATAAGAATCTCAACATCCATTTGATAGATTGTTGTGAAATATTGAAGACATCCACAGCACCCAGAGAATCCTACTGACTCAGGTGAACCCCTGACTTTACATCTAGCACCACCATGAGGTTGACATCTTTATTGAAAAATATCAGCAACCTTTGCATGGTTTGCTGTGAAGTTGTGAAATAATTGTCTCCTTTGAATCAGAGTTTGAATTCGTCCAATTCTTTGGGTTATGCCCAAATGCCTGATTAAATCAGCTTCAGTTGTTATTAATGTTGGTTAAAATTTTTCAGCATTATTACactctaaaataaaatattgagtATTTTACCTGCTAAAGCGGGGGTCTTCGaagtttttcaggccaaggacccccaaactgttggaaagatggagcagggaccccctactatatatgtattgtataaaattgtgatttatattaaactgggtctagtgccatgtataaacatagctaccctgttattgtgcattcagtactaagctattcaaatattacaagggttcatatgttcatgtttttaatttaaacatgtgcaaggtacagggtggccatgctactgccatttataaacatacatcttacATACCACACTGAGCTATACAAGTAATCACagattcatgttgtttttttaaacatgcatgtagaagagacagtgaatcttcaagccatctgtggatggcacacatactcccacatcaGTGAGATGTCGGCCCCTGATTGGTAGCAAACAATTTATCtaatcttggacggatggatgtggtcaggcagagggtcaaatcagcctcacaatatgttgtatgcatgtaaatgtgtatttaaagacattcaaattagaggggaaaaaaattggtttgaaaataaataaaaaatcaaccAAAAAATGTGCAACCCCCTGCAGgacccctgttgaagacctctgtgCTAAAGCATGCAAATTTAACCATTGTAAgtatattagcatgctaatgttagcatttagcCTAAGTGCTTCATTCTTCCCTTACAATATTGAAATCTTATTGAGATTtaacaagtggaaaaaaagtttaaatttagatttaacaaTTAGTGAAGGAATAAGTGGCCTTTGTAGCCCATCAAGCACATCCTCCCCATTATCACTACTTTGCTCATGATGAGTTTTGTGATGACTGATGACCACCTGATGTACATTTTCACCTCATGTGATAAACCTTCACTCAGACAAACCagttacagtaaaatattttatttagaaatgatTATTCATTCTGAAAATAAGTTTAAGAAATCCAGTGATATatgtaaataatcaataatcaggTTAAAgtgcaaaaatacattttgatataATGCATCTGTACAAAAATATCATTGGAATGTGATATTGAAAAGGATGAAAATGTGTCTATACAAACATGGCTTTGATCATTCTcagtttttgtaaaaaataattacatgagAGTTGTGTCCCTTTTTTATAAAGTCTTTGGATTATAAGCTTCTGAGCAAATTATTTGCACTGAGCAGCCACAGTTTTTTTCTAAGGTCGATTTCACATTCCACACATCCACTGGGTTCTCTGCGAAGTCAGGCTTTGATAACTAAGCATACACTTATCCACAAAGGCTTATTTCATTATGTCTTTAAGAATTGTCTGGTAAAATAGTTCAACCTTGAGGAGTGCGAACACAGAAACCGAGGGCGTCTCTTTCTactgctgaaaatgaaaaaaagtctttGGTTGTTCTTTGCCTGTTGTCGTATCTTTGGTCATGGTTTTTCCAGTGTCCCTGTCCTTCCCCTGTTGGCAGAGTCGATCACTTGATCTTGGCTGGCTTCAGTTCCTTGACCTGCATGTGTAATGTTTTGTGGACAGCCAGAGTCCTGGACTGACAGAAGCCCTTCCCGCACTCCTGACATTTGAAGGGCTTTTCTTTGGAATGAATGTACCTGCAAAGAAGAACACAACAGAGCAGCTCATATTAATACCTAGAGCATGTCAGATTGCAGAGCGTTATCATTTCTACCGAATTGGCAAACATTTGGCAAGATTTATGATCCTTCCAAACCAAACAATAGGCACATGACTTCAGAAGTAATTGGAATGAGCATGTCTGCTTTGATACTAATTGTGTGGTTAGGTTTGGGAACACTATTTGACAAATGCAATGGGACTTTTGAGTATTCATGTTGGGGGTAGGTTCTGTTGGAGCGTTATCTAACCTCTTGCTGTGAGAGATTAACATACTCCAGACCTcattaaaagcaaaacaaacatcactAAACATTCTTGATCATTGTCTCTGCCATCGTTTTCTATCCCTTGTTTTATACTCTTCTGTGCAGTCAGCGGCTATTGCACACGTTTCAAACGTGGTTTAGTTCGTAAGTTACTATTGATCTAAGACACAAGTTGGCACAAAAAAAGGGCTTGCCATGCGTCTTAGCTACGTGATCAGGCTGAGCAAAATGAATTGTTTCCATAGACACATAAACATGAATCAGAgcctatttttctctctgttttcttccaATTTCCACGTTACTGCAATGACTGTGTGATGGGCATTGCTAAAGACAAAATGACCTGCACTCTGTGCACTGCCAGAACGCATCCTGCACACAACCAGGCACAGAACTAAAGCCACTCCTCACACTTTGCCTCCTGTGCAGACGTGGTGTCACATGTTTGAAGAACATCAATAAAGTCTTGAGATCAGCTAGAAACAAAATATGCAAGCTAAATTGCCAAGTATCCTTTAAAGGTTAGCGCTTTAGACCGTTTCTCCTGGATAGCTGCCCTGTGGTGCTACATTCAGATAAACCATGACTGTGTATGGAAGTAGTTGTATGGAaactgaaagagagaggaggaactcTCACCTAGCACACCTAGCTAATCGCATCACAAGGGGAGCATGCTTGTCAGATTGACAACTTCAGAAAGTAATATAGCAAATACATTGTTCTGTTCTGTAATCTATTGGACATAATGACCCTGGTTCTCACCTGTGGTCCCGAAGGTGGTCCTGTCTTCTGAAGGCCTTGTGGCAGATATCACAGGTATATGGTCTCTCGTCCGTGTGCGTCCTCTCATGGATCAAAAGATTGTAGGATTTGGTAAAATGGCGGCCGCAGAATTTGCAGACAAATTCTTTCTTGGTCTTGGAGGGCAGTCGGCCTCGGCTGGACTTGCGTTCCGGTGAGGAGAGTTTGGTCACATCCAGGAGGCATCCAAGGCCAACTGAGGTCGCGTGGTGAGGTGAtgactgtgctgctgcagcggcACCCGTCATGCTCAGGTCCTCTGCCTTCAGATGGTCGTCCTGGGTGGCTGCTGCCGCCAGGTTGGCAAAGTCAAAGCGGGGTTTGTTCTTGGAGCTCTGCAGCAGCCCTGCGGCACCCTGCTTGGGTTGCAAGAGGTGGGGGAATATGGGGATGGAGGCCATGGAGGAAAACTGAGCTGGAAGCTTGGAAATGGTGCAGCGGGGCAGATTCAAAGGCGGGTAGCCGAGGGTCCACTGATGGAGATGGATGGCGTGTAAGGCACTGAAGCTGTAGATGCTGTGGAAATGGTCTGCTGGAAGCTGGAGGCCAGTGGAGCTCTGGAGGAGGGAGTAGTTGGCCAGCTGGAGGGATGGGTGGAGAGGCACGGGTGCTGGCAGAGTCTTGCTGCCCATGGCTGCTACGCAAAATCCAGCAGGTCTCCTGGTAGAGACAAAACATTAGAAGATGAAAATATGCAACAAGGTTCAACATTCACTGTGACTTCTTAAAATTTTATAAAATCTTTTCGAATGTTTATAACAAGACAATTATTTGGAGACTAACACGTGACAAAACCTCAAGGTCTTCTTAGATATGAAAGTTTCTACTGCagaacacaaatgcacaaacttGTAATCTCTGACTCCAGCCCTGGaataaatattcataatattATCTCACCGGGGACTACATACTTTGAGGAAGTAATACTTAAAAACTTAAATACTGATAGCATCATTGTTGATatctatgtattttttatacAGCAGGTTATGTTTTATACAGTTATATATAGATTTTTCTGGCAGAGAGGTCTCGGGTGTTTTGAACGTCGGTGCTTCTTGGTTATTTGGGGAGAAaactttgatttagttttttttgtaatattaagGTAAAATGTTAATGGATGAAATCACTTCTTTGATGTGTTAATTACTGGTGCAACCCACTCCCCACCCCCATCTACACAGAACCCCAGTGCTTCACCACACCCcctacaacaacacacacacttctgtcagGAGTCAATACACATCCAGTCTGGCTGATAAAGCTGATGAAGGGGGGGCTGATTGTCGGCTTATTGAGGCTGTGCATATGAAAGGCCCTTGCTGTTGGATCCACACTGTCGATAGCTTTTCAAGTTATAGAAAGTCTTTGTCCAATGGCAATTTATCCTATCACTTTGTAAAATATCTAAAGTATTGTTatgagtttgtgtttattgactTGGTTTGAAAAGAGCTGGTTTGAAAACGGAGCCTCTGGTATGATCCTTTAAAGCTGTTGTTAATTGTCCTATGAGAAAACGGATTATAATTACAGTAGGGGTCTAGCCACTGCTGATGTTCCCCATATAAAGACTAATGTGAGAATGTGTGGTAAATGAGTACATAAACAACTGGCTGCATCAACACAGGCTAGAAGACGGGCTAGactaagtgtgtgtatgtgtgtgtgtgtgtgagagtgagtgaggggggagggggggggggggattcctgTTCCTCAGAAACATAACATGCCCAGGGCTGTTGAGGGCAGAGACACAGAATGACAGTGTTCAGCCAGAGAAATATCTGTGAGCTGTTAAATCAGGTTTGATAAGCAGGAACAACAATAGACAATAATGTATCTTTGTCTGATGCAGACACTGATCGACAGGAGCCGCGGCAGCTCCAAGTCCCACAGGCCACTCCTCATCATCTCCCACATTAGACCTCTCTACTCATCCTGCACACTCACAGAACTCTCACTCaggtgctgcagcagtttgGAATTTCACTTTCACTCTACCAAATAGTCACCATGACAGATTTCCCatataatattatatcatatattattttatattataaaattaaacaaaaaaatgatacaTGTTCCAGATTAAACTGCCAGTTCAACAACATCTTGCTTACTTATAATTGCAGCAGTAAATCCAGTAATATGATATTTGGTAACTTAACAGTTTTGGTTCCACTCTACTGCACATGGCTATTTTTAGCTTTAATCCTTCAACATTGCTGTTTTATGTCTTCTACCCCTGTAGCTATTGTTTCAGATGAGGACTGACAAATgagggaaaaatatgaaattctAAGATTCAAAACACATGGCGAACTTATGGTGGTAGAACAAATGGAATGTGTGACAAAATCTACTTTAAGTCCGAACATTTCCTATtgatcactttaaaaaaaatatatatagccttttttttctcactggGGCGTTTCTGGGAAAGGACCTCATCGTTCCTTCCACCATGTAGCTACAGCACAactcaatcaaacaaacacgtCTGTAATCGTAACCtgggaaaaaacacagatacatttttccTCCGTTTTTTTGACTCACTTGTTACCAGATCTGTAATTTATGATAATGGCCTTATGAGTTGTGACAAGTTAAAACCATTTACTGAGCATGTGTCAGGctctttttttgcatttgttaaaATGAGAATACATCTCTTCACACTTTATAACCCGTCGAGCCGGCACTGTACAAGCTCACATTGTTCAGACACATATCCCTGCTTGTTTtggtaataatagtaataataacgaTAAGATGGCAGTGACTTAACTAGTAGCTGGGGGGGGAACTAGTATCTCCCAAGCATATCAcaacctaaaaaaaacacaagttgttTTAAGTTTAAGCGGAATGCTTAACGTTGTAAATCCTTTCTCAACTGTACGCATCAAATAACTGTGGTTTCATTACCAGCTGTACATCTCAGGACACTGCTGCTCAAACAAAGACAATAAATGGAATTCAAGTCAGGTGACGCTTTGCAGTGACATCGTGTTTTCAGTAGGTTATTATAATGTCGTCCTGCAGTGAGGGATCATCTGCATCTGATTATAATACAGGCGCTGAACGCGGAGTTTACATTTTTGTAGCTTTATACATGctgtaataaatgtagtaaaTGGGGAAATTAGAAAGGCCTTAACCTCGAGCCTGAGGCCACGCGGCTCGTTCAATAAACTCCAGCGAAGTAGTTGTAATGAGGAGCACTGGAGCTCAAACAGCCCCCTGTGGTCTGTTCCTTTCTGATCATGATGCAGAAGTAATTGACTTTTACTTAGGAGGTCATTAGAGGAGATAAGTGGTGTGCTGCTGAGCCTATCCTCACCTTTAACCCTTTGAAGTCTGCATACCAGGGACCTCCAGAGCCAGGCAGCCATGTGGGGCTCTGCTCCGGTCCAGACTGAGATCTGTATTAGGAGgagtgagctgctgcttctcaccTCCGTGTCAACGTAATCAGGCTGGGTGTAGTACACACAGACCCAGAAAGTATTAATGCTAATCAGTAAAACTATTGAAAACACTGAGGTCACCTGAC
Proteins encoded in this window:
- the osr1 gene encoding protein odd-skipped-related 1, which encodes MGSKTLPAPVPLHPSLQLANYSLLQSSTGLQLPADHFHSIYSFSALHAIHLHQWTLGYPPLNLPRCTISKLPAQFSSMASIPIFPHLLQPKQGAAGLLQSSKNKPRFDFANLAAAATQDDHLKAEDLSMTGAAAAAQSSPHHATSVGLGCLLDVTKLSSPERKSSRGRLPSKTKKEFVCKFCGRHFTKSYNLLIHERTHTDERPYTCDICHKAFRRQDHLRDHRYIHSKEKPFKCQECGKGFCQSRTLAVHKTLHMQVKELKPAKIK